The following coding sequences lie in one Crassostrea angulata isolate pt1a10 chromosome 10, ASM2561291v2, whole genome shotgun sequence genomic window:
- the LOC128165409 gene encoding protein PML-like, translated as MAMSAEEEIPAMAQHYLVCGTEDCKRNCQFYCNPCHQRLCERCRDEHQESPDTKDHEVVPYKQRKPQLPEEKCNIHPKRNVEILCKECNVPLCAKCIFMIEHTGHQLDDLEEKYAEKVAFCRSEISKIQEYYLSTSQGLKKEIKEDVMEIKKTMDDIRNSIKAEAESLKELVDRVTSDKLEQANKIEETLLKTLNLQEKTYEDYTEYLEKLLKEFHRYKSITNFRVLFSEDFDKLKIQSIPETTQLVLPVFTAGQFYKDDVSKLLGSVNFPNTKPYNRRIKPMETASTQLKLTGKQMRRDAEKSDVKQKLSLSSSVTKVREYTVPGVGRVYHISLGKSGRLWFSDDRRNLVQTDLQGNQLQKIQTSGGYGYHTVTQDGDLIYTDRKNKVINKIKQDNTVTEFIRTEDWEPISIHSSHINRDLLVGMIKGREAKVTRYNKTGKEIQNIQRDNKGQKLYGYPHYITENINGDICTSDFNKDALVVVNKSGQHRFSYTGQGSIFIPYGICTDLLGHIIVCNGYHGNRTLDIIDQDGQFLSLLLTQQQGIRPCCVCVDDQSHLHVGQSNTNTATVYKYLQ; from the coding sequence ATGGCAATGTCTGCAGAAGAAGAAATACCGGCGATGGCCCAGCATTATTTGGTTTGTGGCACTGAAGACTGTAAGAGGAACTGTCAGTTCTATTGCAATCCTTGTCACCAAAGATTGTGTGAACGATGCAGAGACGAACATCAGGAGAGTCCAGATACCAAGGACCATGAAGTGGTTCCTTACAAACAACGCAAACCACAACTTCCAGAGGAGAAATGCAATATCCATCCAAAACGAAATGTAGAAATCCTTTGTAAGGAATGTAATGTCCCTCTTTGCGCTAAGTGTATCTTCATGATAGAGCACACCGGTCATCAACTTGACGATCTGGAAGAAAAATACGCAGAAAAGGTCGCATTTTGCAGATCAGAAATCTCGAAAATCCAAGAGTATTACCTCTCAACATCACaaggtttaaaaaaagagaTTAAAGAAGATGTCATGGAAATAAAGAAGACTATGGACGACATCAGAAATTCCATAAAGGCTGAAGCGGAGTCTCTGAAAGAGCTGGTGGATAGGGTAACATCAGACAAATTGGAACAAGCCAATAAAATAGAAGAAACACTTctcaaaacattaaatttacaGGAAAAAACTTATGAGGACTACACTGAATATCTTGAAAAACTTCTGAAGGAGTTTCACAGGTACAAGTCCATCACCAATTTCAGAGTTTTATTTTCTGaggattttgataaattgaaaatCCAGTCCATACCAGAGACAACACAGCTTGTCCTACCAGTGTTTACTGCTGGCCAGTTCTACAAAGACGATGTTTCTAAGTTGCTTGGTAGCGTAAATTTTCCGAACACCAAACCTTATAACAGAAGAATAAAACCCATGGAGACTGCGTCTACACAGTTGAAACTTACAGGGAAACAGATGAGACGAGACGCAGAGAAATCTGACGTGAAACAAAAACTGTCTCTGTCTTCCTCTGTCACCAAGGTCAGGGAGTACACAGTACCAGGTGTTGGCAGGGTATATCATATATCACTGGGTAAATCAGGCAGACTCTGGTTCAGTGATGATCGTCGTAACCTTGTCCAAACAGATTTACAGGGGAATCAGCTACAGAAGATACAAACCAGCGGTGGATATGGctaccacacagtcacacaggacGGGGATCTGATCTATACAGACAGAAAGAACAAAGTCATCAATAAGATAAAACAGGATAATACAGTCACTGAATTTATTAGAACAGAAGACTGGGAACCAATCAGCATACACTCCTCCCACATCAACAGAGACTTATTGGTGGGAATGATAAAGGGTAGAGAGGCTAAAGTCACCAGGTACAACAAGACAGGAaaagaaatacagaacatacagaGGGACAACAAAGGACAGAAACTGTATGGTTATCCACACTAtatcacagaaaacatcaatggtgaTATCTGTACATCAGACTTTAACAAAGATGCTTTAGTGGTGGTGAATAAATCAGGACAACACAGGTTCTCCTACACAGGTCAGGGGTCAATATTTATTCCCTATGGTATCTGTACTGATCTCCTTGGTCACATCATTGTCTGTAACGGTTATCATGGCAATAGAACACTTGACATCATTGATCAGGACGGTCAGTTCTTGTCTCTACTACTCACACAACAACAAGGGATACGTCCCTGTTGTGTATGTGTAGATGATCAGAGCCACCTCCATGTGGGACAATCTAACACCAACACAGCGACAGTCTACAAGTATCTACAGTAA
- the LOC128165406 gene encoding phosphoglucomutase-like → MSYSSTTVSSSPIEGQKPGTSGLRKAVKVYLQKNYTENFVQSILEGGLSKIEGSTLVIGGDGRYYEKEATLLIIKMCAANGVSKVIVAQNGLMSTPAVSCVIRKYKTNGGIILTASHNPGGPDADFGIKFNTENGGPAPENVTDKIFERTKSICQYKICPDLNADISKVGLSTYTVDGKEFSVQVIDSVLDYVEYMKEIFDFPALKNYLSTGKQVLIDAMNGEGRGTRIPSANNEGKG, encoded by the exons ATGTCATACTCATCAACAACAGTTTCATCTTCCCCGATAGAGGGACAGAAGCCGGGGACGAGCGGACTAAGGAAAGCTGTCAAAGTCTACTTGCAAAAAAATTACACGGAAAATTTTGTGCAGAGTATACTGGAAGGGGGGTTAAGTAAAATAGAGGGTTCGACTCTAGTCATTGGAGGCGATGGACGATACTATGAAAAGGAGGCAACATTGCTCATCATTAAAATGTGTGCAGCAAATGGG GTGTCTAAAGTAATAGTTGCTCAGAATGGTTTAATGTCAACACCAGCAGTATCCTGTGTCATTCGTAAATACAAAACTAATGGTGGAATTATTTTGACTGCAAGTCACAATCCTGGGGGCCCAGATGCTGATTTTGGCATAAAGTTCAATACTGAAAATGGAG gTCCAGCTCCAGAAAATGTAAcagacaaaatatttgaaagaacAAAAAGCATCTGTCAGTACAAGATTTGTCCTGATTTGAATGCTGATATCTCCAAAGTTGGCCTTTCTACTTACACGGTTGATGGTAAAGAGTTCAGTGTTCAGGTCATAGACTCTGTGTTGGATTATGTGGAGTACATGAAGGAAATATTCGACTTCCCTGCTCTGAAAAACTACCTGTCCACAGGGAAACAAGTGCTTATTGATGCAATGAATGGAG AAGGAAGAGGAACAAGAATCCCCAGTGCCAATAATGAAGGAAAAGGGTGA